In Caretta caretta isolate rCarCar2 chromosome 4, rCarCar1.hap1, whole genome shotgun sequence, one genomic interval encodes:
- the LOC125635518 gene encoding homeobox protein HMX1 produces the protein MPDEATDTTNSASSRVSSFFIENLLGTEGKESREERTQESTEDGHKETRSHSGIAGSHCAQVCCQVSPFGFSSQSYPLRESTMEWYRRAHASFIGSTSPDTSDRDSPEIAEEASAGRPGGCRNQAEELGSAERREEFARCSTSREEDDKAEEPDSAEQRAAGRKKKTRTVFSRSQVFQLESTFDMKRYLSSSERAGLAASLHLTETQVKIWFQNRRNKWKRQLAADLEAANVSHSAQRIVRVPILYHENSPASALGFTLPHMSPPLVGFSNAVSYPLASFPAASVPFLRSQMTGLV, from the exons ATGCCGGACGAAGCCACCGACACCACCAATTCTGCCTCCTCCCGGGTCTCGTCTTTTTTTATCGAGAATTTGCTGGGGACCGAGGGGAAAGAGAGCCGAGAGGAGAGGACACAGGAGAGCACGGAGGATGGCCACAAAGAGACGCGGTCACACAGCGGAATAGCCGGCAGCCATTGCGCGCAGGTCTGCTGCCAAGTCTCTCCTTTTGGGTTCAGTTCACAGAGCTATCCTCTCAGGGAAAGTACAATGGAGTGGTACAGAAGAGCTCACGCTAGTTTTATAGGATCCACCAGTCCAGACA CCAGTGACCGAGACTCTCCCGAGATCGCCGAGGAGGCATCAGCGGGGAggccagggggctgcaggaaccaggcagaggagctgggctctgccgaGAGGAGAGAGGAGTTTGCTCGCTGCAgcaccagcagggaggaggacgACAAAGCCGAGGAGCCGGACTCCGCCGAGCAGAGAGCCGCGGGCCGCAAGAAGAAGACCCGCACGGTCTTCAGCCGGAGCCAGGTCTTCCAGCTGGAGTCCACCTTCGACATGAAGCGTTACCTGAGCAGCTCGGAGCGGGCCGGCCTGGCGGCCTCCTTGCACCTCACCGAGACCCAGGTGAAGATCTGGTTCCAGAACCGCAGGAATAAGTGGAAAAGACAACTGGCTGCGGATTTGGAAGCGGCCAACGTCTCCCACTCCGCTCAAAGGATAGTAAGGGTGCCCATTTTGTACCACGAAAACTCGCCTGCAAGTGCTTTAGGCTTCACCTTGCCTCACATGTCTCCTCCCCTGGTGGGGTTTTCTAACGCTGTCAGCTACCCCCTGGCCTCCTTCCCTGCCGCCTCAGTCCCGTTTCTGAGATCGCAAATGACAGGGCTCGTTTGA